A single region of the Theileria annulata chromosome 4, complete sequence, *** SEQUENCING IN PROGRESS *** genome encodes:
- a CDS encoding SfiI-subtelomeric fragment related protein family member, putative (Tap579b07.q1c.cand.42 - score = 30.52;~SMART pfam:DUF529 (PF04385) at aa 119-282, E()=5.00e-07; 363-500, E()=1.70e-87): protein MSVNNGIPNSSLKYLHLVKPIVLDIRTETSTDEFKYTEDQEKRKYTCYKGYAVRRLIDSTGEKDGPVLMWEAGNSSHYAFEILKFGNSLKTREVCLCLVNGDYRIFAKRNGVWTRNDKITLDIGKSYSTNEYEYEVLGSETSKTNYTALEFEAILNASYYTNYVATFNHLFNKIVDSVDNDGLGTVIWEANNPFECAKDVSLYSKSDKKYLGILLVNYNYILLKWSPKCKNWVDITDSRVNLSNFKYRTEVESAYNYIQDISFDYKVSLYYMRYCISFVDPNPENSEKVITKCLIYDLIKNIIKVRYTNGKSVSVDLDDTEIKLYHDNNSQKFKKPKYMSTSSDFYPNDNYYRILQDKTGKPITLDISNTNDKNRNYYKFGEISKFECKKGFKFTKIVDSNFENSLIWSSENNEYSKEVILINDIKTYLLTLTSSYKCLIFTCDDQNWENISHLGIDLTKFKFYDNNYNLISTCDFDACIKNCDCIITFNVDCHMVEYENIKLWSVSENSDYVKLSLICINILINRLNIFFLNHTVRRFIINNSNVNFISEDISTYCS from the coding sequence atgtcAGTGAATAACGGAATTCCTAACAgtagtttaaaatatttacatttagTCAAGCCCATAGTACTGGACATAAGAACAGAAACTTCAACAGACGAGTTTAAATATACTGAAGACCAGGAAAAGAGGAAATACACATGTTACAAAGGTTACGCAGTTAGAAGACTCATAGACTCAACCGGGGAAAAGGATGGTCCAGTATTGATGTGGGAGGCCGGTAACTCAAGCCATTATGcatttgaaattttaaagtttgGCAACTCTCTAAAGACGAGAGAAGTGTGTCTATGCCTAGTTAATGGCGATTATAGAATTTTCGCCAAGAGAAATGGCGTCTGGACGAGGAATGATAAGATCACACTAGACATTGGGAAAAGTTATAGTACAAATGAATATGAGTATGAGGTTTTGGGTTCTGAGACTTCAAAGACGAATTACACAGCACTTGAATTTGAAGCTATTTTAAACGCTAGCTATTACACAAACTATGTCGCCACTTTTAATCACCtgtttaataaaattgtggACTCTGTTGATAATGATGGATTAGGAACTGTGATTTGGGAAGCTAACAACCCATTTGAATGTGCCAAAGATGTGTCATTATATAGTAAAAGTGACAAAAAATACCTTGGAATATTGCTGGTAAATTACAATTACATACTATTAAAATGGTCTCCCAAGTGCAAGAATTGGGTAGATATAACTGACAGCAGAGTCAACTTGAGTAATTTCAAGTACAGAACTGAAGTTGAAAGTGCATACAATTACATTCAGGACATTTCATTTGATTATAAAGtttcattatattacatGAGGTATTGCATTAGTTTTGTTGATCCGAACCCCGAAAATTCAGAAAAGGTCATCACAAAATGTCTAATTTATGACttaataaagaatattattaaggTTAGATATACTAATGGGAAGTCAGTCTCTGTTGACTTGGACGACACTGAGATTAAACTTTACCATGATAATAATTCTCAAAAGTTCAAAAAACCTAAATACATGTCAACTTCTTCAGACTTTTATCCTAACgataattattataggATTTTACAGGATAAAACTGGTAAACCCATAACTCTTGACATTAGTAACACCAATGACAAGAATAGGAACTATTACAAATTTGGTgaaattagtaaatttgaATGCAAAAAGGGGTTCAAGTTTACTAAAATTGTTGATtcaaattttgaaaatagTTTGATTTGGAGTTCTGAGAACAATGAATATTCTAAGGAAGTAATACTCATAAATGACATTAAAACATATCTTTTAACTTTAACTTCCAGTTACAAATGTCTAATTTTTACTTGTGATGATCAGAATTGGGAAAACATATCTCACTTGGGAATTGACTTGACAAAGTTTAAGTTCtatgataataattataatctTATTAGCACTTGTGATTTTGACGCTTGTATTAAAAACTGTGATTGCATTATTACTTTTAATGTGGATTGTCATATGGTTGAGTATGAGAATATTAAACTTTGGAGTGTTTCTGAGAATTCAGACTATGTGAAATTAAGTTTAATTTGCATTAATATACTTATTAACCGGTTAAATATCTTCTTTTTAAATCATACTGTCCGACGattcattattaacaaTTCCAATGTCAATTTCATTTCCGAAGATATTTCCACTTATTGTTCTTAA
- a CDS encoding uncharacterized protein (Tap579b07.q1c.cand.43 - score = 11.68;~SMART 1 transmembrane domain at aa 99-121;~1 probable transmembrane helix predicted for TA09825 by TMHMM2.0 at aa 99-121), giving the protein MLRIYQKSLIYNFNNFIKFTYNTLQKFSTLNTNTLNSTLNSTNTTLNTTTSTTGTTTNGLYEENYEWRKRIIGGQTGNNLKVGPYKRGRWFVSYKEDRGSFITNILIILVTGYAIFTLLPGKIFNFSFDLGESMKVRRQRKLRQMLLDKANLTEAELDYIENYQFKSKQINTNPNKLITN; this is encoded by the coding sequence atgttaagaatttatcaaaaaagtttaatttataattttaataattttattaaatttacttACAACACATtacaaaaattttctaCTCTCAATACTAATACTCTCAATAGTACTCTaaatagtactaatactactctaaatactactacttctactactggtactactactaatgGATTGtatgaagaaaattatgAATGGCGTAAACGTATAATTGGTGGTCAAACtggtaataatttgaaagtTGGTCCATATAAGCGTGGTAGATGGTTTGTAAGTTATAAAGAAGATCGTGGTAGTTTTATTACcaacattttaataattctagTCACGGGTTATGCTATTTTTACTCTTTTACCAGGTAAAATTTTCAACTTCTCATTTGATTTAGGTGAATCTATGAAAGTTAGAAGACAACGTAAACTTAGACAAATGTTACTTGATAAAGCTAATTTAACTGAAGCTGAACTTGATTATATCgaaaattatcaattcaaatccaaacaaattaatacaaatccaaacaaattaataacaaattaa
- a CDS encoding DEAD-box family ATP-dependent helicase, putative (Tap579b07.q1c.cand.41 - score = 25.52;~SMART DEXDc (SM00487) at aa 89-292, E()=1.30e-52; HELICc (SM00490) at aa 328-409, E()=8.55e-21) — protein MINSISKNSESSSHTVNSHNNNSHSTDLHSTDLNTTNSNSHTTNSHTNDSHINDNDVEMNNNGDVYFSDSLFSDFEISEPILKALTENNFIKTTEIQAKCIPPLLQGKDVLGKAKTGSGKTLAFLIPMAEVLYQVKFMPRNGTGGLIISPTRELSLQIFEVGKEICKYLPQTLGLVMGGANRKQEEFKLVKGVNILIATPGRLLDHMQNTKGFVYKNLMVFVIDEADRILQIGFEQEMNQIIKLLPKNRQTSLFSATHTSNVDDLARLSLKSPIFLQVSGMENATVSGLEQGYVVCEAENRFMLLYTFLKKNLDKKIMVFFSSCNSVKFHDELLNYVDIPVKCIHGKKKQTNRLTTYYSFCKATKGHLLCTDVAARGLDIPKVDWIVQYDPPDDPKDYIHRVGRTARGAEGKGKAILFLMPEELGFLHYLKSLNVTINKYDFNLSKIANVQIHLEKLIEKNYHLNRSSKEAYRSYLHAYMSHSLKDIFNVHSLDLKRVAKSFGFSTPPKVDLNTKPSNRTKSRLLKFNKSNQLHK, from the exons atgattaattcaatttctaaaaattcaGAATCTTCTTCACATACTGTTAACTCTCATAATAACAACTCTCATAGTACTGATTTACATAGTACCGACTTAAATACTACCAATAGCAACTCTCATACTACTAATTCTCATACTAATGACTCTCatattaatgataatgatgttgaaatgaataataatggaGATGTTTATTTTTCGGATTCCTTATTTTCAGATTTTGAGATTTCTGAACCAATTCTTAAAGCTTTAACtgagaataattttattaaaactaCTGAAATCCAAGCTAAATGTATTCCTCCTTTACTTCAAGGTAAAGATGTACTTGGTAAAGCTAAAACTG gTTCTGGTAAGACATTGGCATTTTTGATACCAATGGCTGAGGTATTATATCAAGTTAAGTTTATGCCTAGGAATGGTACTGGTGGTTTGATAATATCACCAACTCGTGAATTGAGTTTACAGATATTTGAGGTTGGGAAGGAGATTTGTAAGTATTTACCACAGACTTTGGGTCTTGTAATGGGTGGTGCAAATAGAAAACAAGAGGAATTTAAACTTGTAAAAGgtgttaatatattaattgcTACACCAGGACGTCTATTAGATCATATGCAAAATACTAAAGgatttgtatataaaaatttaatggTATTTGTAATTGATGAAGCTGATCGTATATTACAAATTGGATTTGAACAAGAAATGaaccaaattattaaactttTACCTAAAAATAGACAAACTTCTTTATTCTCTGCTACACATACTTCTAATGTTGATGATCTAGCCAGACTTTCACTTAAATCACCAATATTCCTACAA GTATCTGGTATGGAGAATGCTACAGTGAGTGGTTTGGAACAAGGATATGTAGTATGTGAAGCTGAGAATAGATTCatgttattatatacatttttaaagaAGAATTTGGATAAGAAGATTATGGTCTTTTTCAGTAGTTGTAATTCAGTCAAATTCCATGACGAATTACTTAATTACGTTGATATCCCAGTCAAATGTATTCATGGTAAAAAGAAACAAACTAATCGTCTTACAACTTATTATTCTTTCTGTAAAGCTACT aaGGGTCATTTATTATGTACTGATGTTGCCGCTAGAGGTTTAGATATTCCAAAG gTAGATTGGATAGTACAATATGATCCACCAGATGATCCTAAAGATTATATACATAGAGTTGGTAGAACAGCACGTGGTGCTGAAGGTAAAGGAAAAGCAATATTATTCCTAATGCCAGAAGAATTGGGATTTCTACACTATCTAAAATCACTAAATGTGACCATTAATAAGTATGACTTTAACTTGAGCAAAATCGCAAATGTACAAATTCATTTGGAGAAACTAATTGAAAAGAATTATCATCTCAATCGATCATCTAAAGAAGCTTATCGTTCATATCTTCAT GCATATATGTCACATAGTTTGAAGgatatatttaatgtacATTCACTTGATTTGAAAAGAGTAGCAAAGTCATTTGGATTTTCAACACCACCTAAAGTTGACCTGAATACTAAACCATCAAATCGAACCAAATCAAGACTACTCAAGTTCAACAAATCCAATCAACTACATAAATAA
- a CDS encoding serine/threonine kinase, putative (Tap579b07.q1c.C.cand.103 - score = 19.95;~SMART S_TKc (SM00220) at aa 10-297, E()=1.66e-79; pfam:KA1 (PF02149) at aa 397-445, E()=4.00e-02), whose translation MTTGSSLKGYTIGTTLGVGSFAKVKLGVDKSNGKQVAIKIIDKSRMATMGLIGKLSREISALQGSYHRNIIQLYDIVDTPDTIFLIMEYVDGGELFDYISQNSRLSEVEAIRIFRQILSAVDFCHRKMVTNLQVLASLGTLRLLGSYLRLLGTILFKGSLGTPLCHRDLKPENILIDRFMNIKLGDFGLSNFMKDGECLKTPCGSPNYASPEVICGKPYAGPEIDIWSCGIILYVLLCGSLPFDDDEIPTLFGKIKLGKFYVPGHLTNDTRWLLHRMLDVNPQTRITMKELLSHYLLSGFDTIGLQMEDHTYIKLGKCFPNEIIEYVNQNYTVDPYNPHNVHVETPKNVFTIDNDNHTWILGIHGIKSEFACINKICMYLAERGYVWNSRTGYRLLCKHREKPYNFVFQIYKLRYKTYLLDLQLSSGPIFPCLHEGQKILNEIKLILFNH comes from the exons ATGACTACTGGAAGTTCACTTAAAGGTTATACTATAGGAACTACTCTAGGTGTTGGTTCATTTGCCAAAGTTAAAC TTGGAGTTGATAAAAGTAATGGTAAACAAGTGGCAATAAAGATAATTGATAAGAGTAGAATGGCAACGATGGGTTTAATAGGGAAATTATCAAGAGAAATCAGTGCACTTCAAGGCTCATATCATAGGAATATAATACAACTTTATGATATCGTTGATACTCCTGATACtattttcttaattatgGAATATGTCGATg GTGGtgaattatttgattatataTCACAAAATTCAAGACTTTCTGAAGTTGAAGCTATTCGTATTTTCAGACAAATACTTTCCGCTGTTGATTTCTGTCATCGTAAAATGGTAACCAACCTACA GGTATTAGCTAGTCTAGGTACtttaaggctattaggta gttATCTAAGGCTATTAGGTACTATCCTATTTAAGG GTAGTTTAGGTACTCCG TTATGTCATCGTGATTTGAAACcagaaaatatattaattgatcgatttatgaatataaaattggGAGATTTCGGattatcaaatttcatGAA AGATGGTGAATGTCTTAAAACACCTTGTGGATCACCAAATTATGCATCACCGGAAGTAATTTGTGGTAAACCTTATGCTGGACCTGAAATTGATATTTGGTCATGTGGTATCATCCTATACGTACTACTTTGTGGTAGTTTACCATttgatgatgatgaaataCCAACATTATTTggtaaaatcaaattag gaaaattttatgtaCCGGGACATTTGACAAATGATACAAGATGGTTATTACATAGAATGTTAGATGTGAATCCACAGACGAGAATAACAATGAAGGAATTATT ATCGCATTATCTATTATCAGGATTTGATACAATAGGGCTCCAAATGGAAGATCATACATATATTAAGCTAGGTAAATGTTTTccaaatgaaattattgaatacGTTAACCAAAATTATACTGTGGATCCGTATAATCCACATAACGTCCATGTTGAAACTCCGAAAAATGTCTTCACAATTGATAATGATAATCATACTTGGATACTAGGAATTCATGGTATTAAATCAGAATTCGCATGTATAAACAAA ATTTGTATGTATTTGGCGGAAAGAGGATATGTATGGAATTCAAGAACAGGATATAGATTATTATGTAAACATCGTGAGAAGCCATATAATTTCGtgtttcaaatttataaattgagATACAAGACATATTTACTCGATTTACAATTATCATCAGGACCAATTTTCC CTTGCCTACATGAAGGACAAAAAATACTCAATGagattaaattaatcttatttaatcattaa
- a CDS encoding uncharacterized protein (Tap579b07.q1c.C.cand.102 - score = 49.39) — MNFIIFLYINLLYSLIYLNCTLTNGKSDSNTNTKDSTEDTSVKEENENKSLGSSLTNDLDNLSENVNEVVEENEDSNEMVTPTEVGVPTEVGVPTEVGIPTELTTPKIVTPEKDLHEKMKEKKIKNNYQIEFNKDFFNAEKLVEKQYNKYIKGTYESLDLIKFSTEYLKRFWFTGQCKRNYDLKCPKDWIEIENGCKAPNNYTGDCNNMKDFKNMSREEKEEFSWRCQVEWPCINEKPIYEGIECPFEWIPISETICVAPKTYDGICSPILDISNFNITKKAYYEYKCKVKWSRINLTNQFERINGISGDKGNEGINGIIENGIIYTLI, encoded by the exons atgaattttattatatttttatatattaatttattatattcattaatatatttaaattgtaCACTAACTAATGGGAAATCGGATAGTAATACTAACACTAAGGATAGTACTGAGGATACTAGTGTTAAGGAGGAGAATGAGAATAAATCATTAGGATCATCATTAACAaa tGATTTGGATAATTTATCTGAAAATGTAAATGAAGTAGTagaagaaaatgaagattCTAATGAGATGGTCACACCTACTGAAGTGGGTGTACCTACTGAAGTGGGTGTACCTACAGAAGTTGGTATACCTACTGAACTGACCACACCTAAAATTGTAACACCTGAAAAAGATTTACATGAAAAAATGaaa gaaaagaaaattaaaaataattatcaaattgAATTCAATAAAGATTTTTTCAAC GCTGAGAAATTGGTAGaaaaacaatataataaatatataaaaggAACATATGAATCTTTGg atttaattaaattttcaactgaatatttaaaacGATTTTG gTTTACAGGACAATGCAA gcgtaattatgatttaaaatgtcCTAAAG aTTGGAtagaaattgaaaatggTTGTAAAGCTcctaataattatactgGAGA ttgtaataatatgaaagattttaaaaatatgtcAAGAGAAGAGAAAGAAGAATTTTCTTGGAG atgTCAAGTTGAATGGCCTTGTATAAATG AAAAACCAATTTATGAAGGAATAGAATGTCCATTTGAATGGATTCCAATTTCAGAAACAATTTGTGTAGCACCAAag ACATATGATGGAATTTGTTCACCAATTTTAGATATTTCCAATTTCAATATAACCAAAAAAGCTTACTACGAATACAAAT GTAAAGTTAAGTGGAGtagaataaatttaacaaatcaATTTGAGAGAATCAATGGGATTAGTGGAGATAAGGGAAATGAGGGAATCAATGGAATTATAGAAAAtggaattatatatactttaatataa